ATCGCGCCTGGCTGCTCGGCATCGCTTGGAAGACCTTTCTGATGAACGCCCGCGCACGCAAGCGCCGTCCACTCGGCAGCGCCGATCCCGCTCCGGAACGCGCCGCACCGGTCGACACGGAGCAGGAGGCGATCGTCGCCGATGCGCTCGCGCGGCTGAGGCCGGAAGACCGGGCCGCGGTGCTGCTCTGTCACCTGCTCGGCCACAGCCACCACGAAGCCGCCGAAATTCTCGGCTTCCCCTTGGGCTCGCTGAAGAGCAGGGTCGCACGCGGCACCGCGCAGTTGCTGGCGCTGCTCGGCAATGGAGACACGCCATGACGTCAACCGACACCAGCGGCGATCTTGCGCGGATGCTCGCTTTTCCCGAGCGCGGTCCCGACGAGATCTTCGTACAGCGGGTAAACCGGACGATCGACAT
The nucleotide sequence above comes from Sphingosinicella sp. BN140058. Encoded proteins:
- a CDS encoding RNA polymerase sigma factor, with the translated sequence MRRHERVVRGFLMRLASGDADDLAQETFLRAWSRAETYGGGGRYRAWLLGIAWKTFLMNARARKRRPLGSADPAPERAAPVDTEQEAIVADALARLRPEDRAAVLLCHLLGHSHHEAAEILGFPLGSLKSRVARGTAQLLALLGNGDTP